In bacterium, the DNA window CAGCCGACGACCGTCGCGGACGTCCGGCGCGCGGTGCGCGAGGAGATGGCCCTCGCGCTCACGGACATCGTGCTGCGCCGCACGCCGCTCGGCACGTTCGGCAACCCGGGGCGCGATGTCCTGGAGGCGTGCGCGCTCGCCGCCGGCGACGAGCTGGAGTGGGACGCGCCGCGGCGGGCGCGCGAGATCGCGCTCATGGAGGCCGAGTACGCGCGGCTGCTGGGGGGACGGACGTCGTGAGGGAGACGCCGGACATCGAGACCGCCTCCGACGGCTACGCCGGTCGCTTCTCCGGGCCGGTCGGCGCCTGGCTGCTGTCCGTCCAGGAGCGGGCCGTGCGCGAGCTGCTCGGCCCCGCGGCGGGCAGGACGCTGCTGGACGTCGGCGGCGGGCACGCGCAACTCGCCGGGCCGCTCGCGCGCGCCGGCTGGGGCGTCACCGTCCAGGGCAGCGACCTCTCGTGCGCCCGGCGACTCGCCTCCTCCGGCGGGGCCGGCGCCGTCCCCTTCGTCGCCTCCGACATCCTGGCGCTGCCGTTCGCAGACGGCGCCTTCGACTGCATCGTCAGCGTGCGGCTGCTCTCGCACCTCGAGCGCTGGCCCGCGCTCGTGGCCGAGATGTGCCGCGTCGCGCGGGAGGCCGTGGTCGTGGACTACCCGACGACCGAGAGCGTCAACCGCGTCGCGCCGGCGCTCTTCGGCGCGAAGAAGAAGCTCGAGGGCAACACGCGCACCTTCACGCTGTTCACGCACCGGCAGGTCGCGGCCGCCTTCGCGGCGAGCGGCTTCGCTCCGGCGGGCCGCACGGGACAGTTCTTCCTGCCGATGGTGCTGCACCGCGCCCTGCGCTGCCGCCCCTGCTCGGCGGCCCTCGAGGCAGCCTGCCGCGGGCTGGGGCTCACGGCGCGCTGGGGCTCGCCCGTGATCGCGCGCTTCGAACGCAGCGGCCGGGCCGGCTAGGGGAGCAATCCCTCCGCCTTGTACCAGAGATAGGTGCGGCGCAGCCCCTCGTCGAGCCCGATCTTCGGCGCGTAGCCGAGGTCGCGCTTGGCCGCGTCGATCCGGAACGCGCGGTTCTGCCGGTACCAGTCCACGCGCCGCGGGAAGATCGGCGGCGTGATCCCGAAGGGCTTGCAGGCCTTCTCGACGATGTGCCCGACCACGATCACCGGCCAGACCGGGTAGTGCGGGACCTTCACCGCGACGCCCATCGCCCTGGCGACGCGGCGCACGAGGTCCTCGATCTGGACGTACTCCTCGTCCGCGATGAGGTAGACCTTCCCGTCGCCCTTCCCCGGCGCCATCGCCAGCACGTGCGCGTCCACGAGATTGTCGATGTAGAGCGGATGGTAGAGCGTCCGGCCGCTGCCGAACATCGGAAACGTCCCCTTCGCGACGCGGCGGAAGATCATGAAGAAGCGCTCCGGGTCGCCGGGCCCGTAGATCGCCGCCGGCCGCAGGATCACCGTGGCCATCCCCTGCCGCGCGAACTCCGCGACCACCGGCTCGGCCTCGTACTTGGTCTGCTGGTAGTAGTCCGCCGGCGCGATGTTGTGCTCCTCGTCGGTCGGCGGGTTCTTCACGTCGCCGTGGACGCCGCAGGTGCTGCAGTAGATGAACTTGCGCACGCCGGCGGCCTTCGCCTCCTCGAGGCACACGCGCGTGCCGCCCACGTTCACGTCCCAGTAGTGCTGCTCCGGGACGTTGAGCTCGCGGAAGGCCGCCGCCAGGTGCTGCACGACCTCGACGCCCGCCATGCAGCGGCGCACGACGTCCCGGTCGACGACCGAGCCGATGACGACCTCCGCGCCCCAGGCGCGCAGCTCCTCGGTCTTGAGCCCCTCCTTGTAGTCCAGGGCCACCACCGAGTGGCCGTCGTCGAGCAGCCGCTTGACGAGGGCCTTGCCGGTGAAGCCGGTGCCGCCGGTGACGAGAATGCGCACGCTTGTCCTCCTTGCCGTGTGTCGGAGGGGTATCTCATAGCAGGAATGCCGCCGTTGTTCAAACGCCCGCGCCCTGATCCGCGCGCACGCGGCACGGCTGCTTCTCTGATCCGCGCGAGCGCGCGGATCGGGGGCGGCGCATCTGGCACAATACGCGCCATGCACGCCCCTGCCGCGCCCCGCCTCCGCACCGTCGTCGCCTTCGCCGCCGTCGCCCTGTGCCTGCGCGCCTGTGCGCTCTCGGCCGGGCCCGGCATCGAGGCGCACTACCACCCCGACGCCCCCAAGCAGGTCCGCGCCGTCGAGCAGTTCCTCAGGGGCGACTACCTCTACGTCCAGAACATGCACAACCTCGACGGCTACCCGCTCTTCGACAGCCACCTGGTCGAGTGGCTCGTCCGCGCGGGGAACCCGCCGCTGCAGGCGGCGCGGCGCTTCCTCGGGCTCGCGGCCCCCGGGGACGCCGGGGCGCCGCCGGGGCCGCTCGCCATCACCTGGGTCATGCTGCTCTGGAACGCCTCGCTGTCAGCCGCCGCCGTGGCGCTCGCCGTCGCGCTGGGCCGGCGCTTCGGCGCCCTCGCCGCGGTCCTGGCCGGGACGTTCGCCGCCCTCTCCCCGCTGGACGTCGCCGCCGCGCACTACACCACCGGGGACACGGCCGCCGCCTTCTTCGCCCTGGCGACGGTCTACCTGGCCGTGCGGATCGTCGAGACCGGCCGGGTGCTCCACTACGTCCTCGCCGCGCTGGCGACCGCGGCGGCGTTCTCGTCGAAGTACCACGCCGCCGAGGCGGGGACCGCCGTCCTGCTCGCCCACCTGCTGCGCCACCCCGGCCTGGAGGTCGTGCGCTCACCCGCCGCCTGGCGCCGGGCCGCGGCCGCCGCCGTCGCCCTCGCCGCCGGCGCCGTGCTCACCTCGCCCGCGCTGCTGGTGAACTTCTCGTGGACGCTGCGCAGCATCCGGGACTTCT includes these proteins:
- a CDS encoding class I SAM-dependent methyltransferase, coding for MRETPDIETASDGYAGRFSGPVGAWLLSVQERAVRELLGPAAGRTLLDVGGGHAQLAGPLARAGWGVTVQGSDLSCARRLASSGGAGAVPFVASDILALPFADGAFDCIVSVRLLSHLERWPALVAEMCRVAREAVVVDYPTTESVNRVAPALFGAKKKLEGNTRTFTLFTHRQVAAAFAASGFAPAGRTGQFFLPMVLHRALRCRPCSAALEAACRGLGLTARWGSPVIARFERSGRAG
- a CDS encoding NAD-dependent epimerase/dehydratase family protein, yielding MRILVTGGTGFTGKALVKRLLDDGHSVVALDYKEGLKTEELRAWGAEVVIGSVVDRDVVRRCMAGVEVVQHLAAAFRELNVPEQHYWDVNVGGTRVCLEEAKAAGVRKFIYCSTCGVHGDVKNPPTDEEHNIAPADYYQQTKYEAEPVVAEFARQGMATVILRPAAIYGPGDPERFFMIFRRVAKGTFPMFGSGRTLYHPLYIDNLVDAHVLAMAPGKGDGKVYLIADEEYVQIEDLVRRVARAMGVAVKVPHYPVWPVIVVGHIVEKACKPFGITPPIFPRRVDWYRQNRAFRIDAAKRDLGYAPKIGLDEGLRRTYLWYKAEGLLP
- a CDS encoding glycosyltransferase family 39 protein, whose amino-acid sequence is MHAPAAPRLRTVVAFAAVALCLRACALSAGPGIEAHYHPDAPKQVRAVEQFLRGDYLYVQNMHNLDGYPLFDSHLVEWLVRAGNPPLQAARRFLGLAAPGDAGAPPGPLAITWVMLLWNASLSAAAVALAVALGRRFGALAAVLAGTFAALSPLDVAAAHYTTGDTAAAFFALATVYLAVRIVETGRVLHYVLAALATAAAFSSKYHAAEAGTAVLLAHLLRHPGLEVVRSPAAWRRAAAAAVALAAGAVLTSPALLVNFSWTLRSIRDFFGWVADYGLSEADLMLSFGARLLWSAGDNGLQIVRAAGAPALAGAALALFLARPRRTAWVVASLPLAHLAIAFAMKPVGHPVHHLPAVLPLMVLAAAGCAALAGGAALALAGIL